One Rhinoderma darwinii isolate aRhiDar2 chromosome 6, aRhiDar2.hap1, whole genome shotgun sequence DNA window includes the following coding sequences:
- the LOC142656000 gene encoding uncharacterized protein LOC142656000, translated as MSSLLLVLLLMLVTVVCAQLQVTTSPAPTASETGTTAVLQCMFSLSVTPVDPAQVHVFWKHEGKKVLSYIDKITAFRPGAHISEEQLAKGDASLSLPNVTQEDAGEYTCSIRLGSEQVIQSVNLIVTEFRYIILEGTTVIINKSNELRCSANNLSSPEVMFNWMKDGEVLSTSTPHLVEGSNSQGFKVHSSFCFTPVLGDDKAHYSCQVVQKIFPPLKKTFQLTFGVQPQVFFYLSSKGQKNSSLICLVSGFYPDDLNLSLKKDGELLGYKINKWRNPNGTYSLEAIYRTNVTYKDSNIDYTCSVYHSTIPEGTTERLTFLVDAYVPKALWISAASGLLLAIIIHIFCRQVTDISVCKDWTEGSIAALKCNISGRYPKTITAVWLIRQGDKEIEIKEKGSLYTAGDYRELQEQDSYTCWNIIKSRFVGGIRHSLCSILSFQVHKERHDQAEFVCRFMKAGKILQEKKYFGTVLDSYGFYSVSDICVPETCNEGEKLTLSCIMKGNIPREISVTWEKCLNEERTVILKEQDANYEVTENKSQGQICAFLTLCPTCEESGAVFTASFSENEGRILAERSSTPLTVAELKKHHWSQTYQDWGFRAFDESVITEM; from the exons GTGCTCAGTTACAGGTGACCACCTCCCCAGCTCCCACCGCTTCTGAGACTGGAACGACGGCTGTTTTGCAATGTATGTTTTCTTTGAGTGTGACCCCAGTGGATCCTGCCCAGGTGCACGTGTTTTGGAAGCATGAAGGAAAGAAAGTATTATCTTACATTGACAAAATCACTGCTTTTAGACCTGGTGCACATATCTCAGAAGAACAGCTGGCAAAGGGAGATGCATCACTATCCCTACCTAATGTCACGCAGGAAGATGCAGGCGAGTACACCTGTAGTATCCGACTGGGATCTGAACAAGTGATACAGAGTGTCAATTTGATTGTTACTG AATTTCGTTACATAATCCTCGAAGGAACCACAGTAATTATAAACAAGTCTAATGAATTACGCTGTTCAGCGAATAACCTGTCATCTCCTGAAGTTATGTTCAATTGGATGAAAGATGGAGAGGTTCTCAGCACTTCCACCCCACATCTGGTAGAAGGTAGTAATAGTCAAGGCTTTAAAGTTCACAGTTCCTTCTGCTTTACTCCTGTCCTTGGAGATGACAAGGCTCATTACTCATGTCAAGTTGTGCAAAAGATATTTCCTCCACTCAAGAAAACATTCCAACTTACCTTTGGAG ttCAACCACAGGTGTTTTTCTACCTCTCAAGCAAAGGTCAAAAGAATTCATCTTTAATCTGCCTGGTATCAGGATTTTATCCAGATGATCTAAATCTTTCCTTGAAAAAAGATGGAGAGCTCTTAGGATACAAAATCAATAAATGGAGGAACCCTAACGGCACCTATTCTCTTGAGGCCATTTATAGGACCAATGTGACGTATAAAGACAGCAACATTGATTACACTTGTTCGGTCTACCATTCCACTATCCCAGAGGGTACAACAGAAAGATTGACATTTCTGG TTGATGCGTATGTACCAAAGGCATTGTGGATTTCAGCAGCTAGTGGCTTATTACTGGCAATTATCATCCACATTTTCTGCAGGCAAG TGACGGACATATCTGTTTGTAAAGACTGGACTGAAGGTAGCATTGCTGCTCTGAAGTGCAATATTTCAGGCCGATACCCAAAAACCATAACTGCAGTGTGGCTGATCCGACAAGGGGACAAGGAGATTGAAATAAAAGAGAAAGGATCCCTATACACGGCCGGGGACTATAGAGAGTTGCAGGAACAGGATTCCTACACATGTTGGAATATCATTAAGAGCCGATTTGTGGGTGGAATTCGCCACTCACTATGCTCTATCCTCAGCTTCCAAGTGCACAAGGAGCGTCATGACCAGGCCGAGTTCGTCTGCCGCTTCATGAAAGCAGGCAAGATACTACAAGAGAAGAAATACTTTGGAACTGTCCTGG ATAGTTATGGCTTCTACTCCGTATCAGACATTTGTGTGCCTGAAACTTGTAATGAAGGAGAAAAATTAACCCTGAGCTGCATCATGAAAGGGAACATCCCTCGGGAGATCAGCGTTACATGGGAAAAGTGCCTGAACGAAGAGCGGACAGTAATCTTAAAGGAACAGGACGCCAATTACGAGGTCACAGAGAATAAATCGCAAGGACAGATCTGCGCTTTCCTAACACTTTGCCCAACTTGTGAGGAATCCGGGGCCGTGTTTACAGCTTCATTTTCTGAAAATGAGGGACGGATCCTTGCAGAGCGCAGCTCCACGCCTCTGACAGTAGCCG AACTAAAGAAGCACCACTGGTCTCAGACTTATCAGGACTGGGGTTTCCGGGCATTTGATGAGAGTGTGATCACAGAAATGTAA